A region of Halalkaliarchaeum desulfuricum DNA encodes the following proteins:
- a CDS encoding LUD domain-containing protein, translating into MESEGDAVGENTRGFNQGRYDSVAKLEAYEELKSEARAIKEDAIERLPELLDELEETVEENGGTVYFADDAEDANRYIREVVAGKDAERLVKSKSMTSEEIEVNEALEADGVEVVETDLGEWVLQVADEAPSHIVAPAIHKSRAEIAALFNEVFDPEDELETAEELTKFARDRLGELIEGADVGMTGANFITADSGTIALVTSEGNARKSAVVPDTHIAVSGVEKVIPRVEDLSPFVELIGRSGTGQDITSYISLLTPPGASPVPNFEDGDSALAGDHEGIGAGANPDREFHLVLIDNGRLAMRQDAELKETLYCIRCSACSNSCANFQSVGGHVFGGETYSGGIATGWEAGIEGLDVAGGFNDLCTSCSRCVNACPVKIDIPWINTVVRDRINRQADGNADWLVEGLVPDEEPGGMDVQKRLFGNFETFAGLGCALAPVSNWMADLSVSRRLMERVFGVDRRRELPSFQRTTLKKWYDERGPKVSAPRRQVVLYPDLYTNTMQVDRGKAAVRALEAMGIQVVIPDVRSTGRAPLSQGMIATAREHAEDVYSGLALHLDSDRDVVVIEPSDLAMFKSEYEKLLPERSFRRLAEHSYDVMEYLLELAEEDGGPGFEALCSPDDGRSGEVAYHPNCQQKTIRKAEFTVALLEELGYDVVTSDVECCGMAGSFGYKTEYYELSMDVGESLKGQFTAPETRERTVVDSGTSCHKQLESLLPRESRHAVELVAPESR; encoded by the coding sequence GCGATCGAACGGCTGCCGGAACTGCTCGATGAACTCGAGGAGACCGTCGAGGAGAACGGTGGGACGGTGTACTTCGCCGACGACGCCGAGGACGCGAACCGCTACATTCGGGAGGTCGTCGCCGGGAAGGACGCCGAGCGGCTGGTGAAGTCGAAGTCGATGACCTCAGAGGAGATCGAGGTCAACGAGGCGCTCGAGGCCGACGGCGTCGAAGTCGTCGAAACCGACCTCGGGGAGTGGGTGCTGCAGGTTGCCGACGAGGCGCCCTCCCACATCGTCGCGCCCGCGATCCACAAATCCAGAGCGGAGATCGCGGCCCTGTTCAACGAGGTGTTCGACCCCGAGGATGAGCTGGAGACGGCCGAGGAACTCACGAAGTTCGCCCGCGACCGTCTGGGCGAGTTGATCGAGGGGGCCGACGTCGGGATGACGGGCGCGAACTTCATCACCGCCGACTCGGGAACGATCGCGCTGGTGACAAGCGAGGGCAACGCCCGGAAATCGGCGGTCGTCCCCGACACCCACATCGCGGTCTCGGGGGTCGAAAAGGTGATCCCGCGTGTCGAGGACCTCTCGCCGTTCGTCGAACTCATCGGCCGGTCGGGCACCGGACAGGACATCACCTCCTACATCTCGCTTTTGACGCCGCCGGGCGCCTCGCCGGTTCCAAACTTCGAGGACGGCGATTCCGCACTCGCGGGCGATCACGAGGGGATCGGCGCCGGCGCCAACCCCGATCGGGAGTTTCACCTGGTGTTGATCGACAACGGTCGGCTCGCGATGCGCCAGGACGCGGAGCTGAAGGAGACGCTGTACTGCATCCGATGTTCGGCGTGTTCGAACTCCTGTGCGAACTTTCAGAGCGTCGGCGGGCACGTCTTCGGGGGAGAAACCTACTCCGGCGGCATCGCAACCGGCTGGGAGGCCGGGATCGAGGGACTCGACGTTGCCGGCGGGTTCAACGACCTCTGTACCAGCTGCAGCCGGTGTGTAAACGCCTGCCCGGTCAAGATCGACATCCCGTGGATCAACACCGTCGTCCGCGACCGGATCAACCGCCAGGCCGACGGGAACGCCGACTGGCTCGTCGAGGGACTGGTCCCCGACGAGGAGCCGGGCGGAATGGACGTCCAAAAGCGGCTTTTCGGAAACTTCGAGACGTTCGCTGGTCTCGGATGTGCGCTGGCTCCCGTCTCGAACTGGATGGCCGACCTCTCAGTCAGTCGCCGGCTCATGGAACGCGTCTTCGGCGTCGACCGGCGGCGGGAGTTGCCCTCCTTCCAGCGAACGACCCTCAAGAAATGGTACGACGAGCGGGGGCCGAAGGTGTCGGCGCCGAGACGGCAGGTCGTGCTGTATCCGGACCTGTACACGAACACGATGCAGGTCGATCGGGGGAAAGCCGCGGTACGGGCGCTGGAAGCGATGGGTATCCAGGTCGTGATCCCCGACGTCCGGTCGACGGGGCGGGCACCGCTCTCGCAGGGAATGATCGCGACCGCCCGCGAGCACGCGGAGGACGTCTACTCCGGGCTCGCGCTGCACCTGGACTCCGACCGCGACGTCGTGGTGATCGAGCCGAGCGATCTGGCGATGTTCAAAAGCGAGTACGAGAAGCTGCTTCCGGAGCGGTCGTTCCGGCGGCTCGCCGAGCACAGCTACGACGTGATGGAGTACCTCCTCGAACTGGCCGAGGAAGACGGTGGGCCAGGCTTCGAGGCGCTCTGTTCGCCCGATGACGGCCGGTCCGGGGAGGTCGCGTACCACCCGAACTGTCAGCAGAAAACGATCCGGAAAGCGGAGTTCACGGTGGCGCTGCTCGAGGAACTCGGCTACGACGTCGTCACGTCGGACGTCGAGTGCTGCGGGATGGCCGGCTCGTTCGGCTACAAGACCGAATACTACGAACTGAGCATGGACGTCGGCGAGAGCTTGAAGGGCCAGTTCACGGCGCCCGAAACACGGGAACGGACAGTCGTCGACAGCGGAACCTCCTGTCACAAGCAACTCGAGTCGCTGCTACCGCGGGAGAGTCGCCACGCCGTCGAGTTGGTGGCCCCGGAATCACGGTAG
- a CDS encoding PRC-barrel domain-containing protein — protein sequence MNGDPQEITTLVGREVYSNNGVFVGEIEDVRLNLDQEVVTGLAVGEINRELFSTQVEPGKGVLVPYRWVRSVGDVVLVNDVVERMKTGDENSEDEEAVV from the coding sequence ATGAACGGGGATCCACAGGAGATCACCACGCTCGTGGGTCGTGAGGTGTACTCGAACAACGGCGTATTCGTCGGCGAAATCGAGGACGTCAGACTCAATCTCGACCAGGAGGTCGTGACCGGCCTCGCGGTGGGGGAAATAAACAGGGAACTGTTCTCGACGCAGGTCGAACCCGGAAAGGGCGTCCTGGTCCCGTACCGTTGGGTTCGGTCGGTCGGGGACGTCGTGCTCGTAAACGATGTCGTCGAGCGGATGAAAACCGGCGACGAGAACTCAGAGGACGAAGAAGCAGTCGTTTAG
- a CDS encoding DHH family phosphoesterase → MSAVGIGSSRSTYAILGCGSVGHAVAESLVEDGENVLLLDYDEPRVEALRDQDLNAQVQDISDPEVADVVSDRDIILVLASDVEANKAAVSAIRDRGGDQYVVARASDPISEDELHELGADVVINPSTVIADSALRSLETGELEYKARQLAEIFTESTGRMAILIQDAPDPDAIASATALRSIAEAYDVEADIVYDGEIGHQENRAFVNLLGIELLSREETGPIEEYDTIALVDYASAERDTDGDAPKPPDIDVYLDHVEPEEELEARFADVRTNVSSTSTVLTKYLQEFNLSPSETVATALLYGIRAETLDFKRDTTPADLTAAAYLHPFANHDTLEQVESPSMSPETLDVLAEAIQNRQVQGSHLFSSAGFIRDREALSQAAQHLLNLEGITTTAVLGIADERIYLAARSKDIRINIGRVLEDAFTEMGEAAGHSTQGNVEIPLGIFQGIESSGENRDTLLQLTEEAVRRGLFDAMGVEGTGESGNGS, encoded by the coding sequence GTGGAAGACGGTGAGAACGTCCTCCTGCTCGACTACGACGAACCCCGTGTCGAGGCGCTTCGCGATCAGGATCTCAACGCCCAGGTCCAAGACATCAGCGACCCCGAAGTCGCGGACGTCGTCTCGGATCGGGATATCATCCTCGTGCTCGCCTCGGACGTCGAAGCCAACAAGGCGGCCGTCTCCGCGATCCGCGACCGGGGTGGCGACCAGTACGTCGTCGCGCGGGCCTCCGATCCGATCAGCGAGGACGAACTCCACGAGCTCGGTGCCGACGTTGTCATCAACCCCTCGACGGTGATCGCCGACTCCGCGCTCCGGAGCCTCGAAACCGGCGAACTCGAGTACAAGGCCCGCCAGCTCGCGGAGATCTTCACCGAGTCGACCGGCCGGATGGCGATCCTCATCCAGGACGCGCCCGATCCGGATGCCATCGCCTCCGCGACGGCGCTGCGGTCGATCGCCGAGGCGTACGACGTCGAGGCCGACATCGTCTACGACGGCGAGATCGGCCACCAGGAGAATCGGGCGTTCGTCAACCTGCTCGGGATCGAACTGCTCTCTCGCGAAGAAACCGGCCCGATCGAGGAGTACGACACTATTGCTCTGGTCGATTACGCGAGCGCCGAACGCGACACCGACGGCGACGCCCCAAAACCGCCGGACATCGACGTCTATCTCGATCACGTGGAGCCGGAAGAGGAACTCGAGGCCCGGTTTGCGGACGTCCGGACGAACGTCTCCTCGACGTCGACGGTGCTGACGAAGTATCTCCAGGAGTTCAACCTCTCCCCTTCCGAGACGGTCGCGACCGCGCTTTTGTACGGCATCCGCGCGGAGACGCTCGACTTCAAGCGCGACACCACCCCGGCGGACCTCACTGCCGCGGCGTATCTCCATCCCTTTGCCAACCACGACACCCTCGAACAGGTGGAGTCGCCGTCGATGAGCCCCGAGACGCTGGACGTGCTCGCGGAGGCGATCCAGAACCGCCAGGTACAGGGATCACACCTGTTCTCCTCGGCGGGCTTCATCCGGGATCGGGAGGCGCTCAGCCAGGCGGCACAGCACCTCCTGAACCTGGAGGGGATCACCACGACCGCCGTGCTCGGAATCGCCGACGAGCGGATCTACCTCGCGGCCCGATCGAAGGACATCCGGATCAACATCGGCCGCGTCCTCGAGGACGCGTTCACGGAGATGGGCGAGGCCGCAGGCCACTCCACCCAGGGCAACGTGGAGATCCCGCTGGGCATCTTCCAGGGGATCGAATCCAGCGGGGAGAACCGGGATACCTTGCTGCAACTCACCGAAGAGGCGGTTCGGCGGGGGCTGTTCGACGCGATGGGCGTGGAGGGAACGGGCGAAAGCGGGAACGGTTCCTGA